A genomic region of Dunckerocampus dactyliophorus isolate RoL2022-P2 chromosome 10, RoL_Ddac_1.1, whole genome shotgun sequence contains the following coding sequences:
- the LOC129189212 gene encoding fetuin-B-like isoform X1 translates to MRMYLLFVYLVVLPYGGIAVANFSGCNSPEVVHIAEEALEQMNQDRTQGYILGFNRLYDFSHTPEKNKGESLYKLNIDVIETKCHIISSKPWKQCEIRSVGSVPVYGECQVSVYVDTQVRLQSYSCALREVPATEVLDMCPDCPIAENVNEPVIKDIAHLSLLRFNEERHFAHYFTLENITRASIQWVVGPSYFVEFTIVQTVCLKKTEDIELGNCPPMDRQFAHRGFCLSSHLEDVDDGGFRFSGGKEFQNRKIVDVKCEIFEPQSAVGHQHHNQTNLNPHELMNSTIPGSSQGISTAKGLLGFVIDQPASPRSAPVANFCPGSRRHDLGHRKTLPH, encoded by the exons ATGAGGATGTATCTGTTGTTTGTGTATCTGGTTGTGCTGCCCTATGGGGGCATAGCCGTAGCCAATTTTTCCGGCTGCAATAGCCCAGAAGTTGTACATATTGCAGAAGAAGCcttggaacaaatgaatcaaGATCGGACCCAAGGATACATTCTGGGCTTCAACAGACTGTATGATTTCTCACATACCCCTGAAAAG AACAAAGGGGAGTCTCTCTATAAACTGAACATTGATGTCATTGAGACTAAATGTCACATCATCAGCAGTAAACCATGGAAACAATGCGAAATTCGAAGCGTTGGTTCTGTTCCT GTATACGGGGAGTGTCAAGTGTCTGTTTATGTTGACACACAAGTCAGACTTCAAAGTTACTCCTGTGCACTTCGTGAAG TTCCAGCCACTGAAGTGTTGGACATGTGTCCAGACTGCCCCATAGCTGAGAATGTGAATGAGCCGGTCATCAAGGACATTGCACATCTCTCCCTGCTGAGGTTCAATGAAGAGCGCCACTTTGCCCACTACTTTACACTGGAGAATATTACAAGGGCCAGTATACAG TGGGTTGTGGGGCCATCCTACTTTGTTGAGTTCACCATTGTACAGACGGTTTGCCtcaaaaaaacagaagacattGAACTGGGCAACTGCCCACCAATGGACCGTCAGTTTGCC CACCGAGGCTTCTGTTTGAGCTCACACTTGGAGGATGTAGATGATGGTGGTTTCAGATTCAGTGGTGGGAAGGAATTCCAGAACAGGAAGATTGTAGATGTGAAGTGTGAGATCTTTGAACCTCAG TCAGCTGTTGGGCATCAGCACCATAACCAAACAAACTTAAACCCCCATGAGCTAATGAACTCAACCATACCCGGCTCAAGTCAAGGTATCTCCACAGCCAAAGGCCTCCTGGGGTTTGTGATAGACCAGCCTGCATCTCCTAGATCAGCCCCAGTGGCTAATTTCTGCCCTGGCTCCCGTAGACATGATCTGG GTCACAGAAAGACTTTACCGCACTGA
- the LOC129189212 gene encoding fetuin-B-like isoform X2, which produces MRMYLLFVYLVVLPYGGIAVANFSGCNSPEVVHIAEEALEQMNQDRTQGYILGFNRLYDFSHTPEKNKGESLYKLNIDVIETKCHIISSKPWKQCEIRSVGSVPVYGECQVSVYVDTQVRLQSYSCALREVPATEVLDMCPDCPIAENVNEPVIKDIAHLSLLRFNEERHFAHYFTLENITRASIQWVVGPSYFVEFTIVQTVCLKKTEDIELGNCPPMDRQFAHRGFCLSSHLEDVDDGGFRFSGGKEFQNRKIVDVKCEIFEPQSAVGHQHHNQTNLNPHELMNSTIPGSSQGISTAKGLLGFVIDQPASPRSAPVANFCPGSRRHDLGISKLKL; this is translated from the exons ATGAGGATGTATCTGTTGTTTGTGTATCTGGTTGTGCTGCCCTATGGGGGCATAGCCGTAGCCAATTTTTCCGGCTGCAATAGCCCAGAAGTTGTACATATTGCAGAAGAAGCcttggaacaaatgaatcaaGATCGGACCCAAGGATACATTCTGGGCTTCAACAGACTGTATGATTTCTCACATACCCCTGAAAAG AACAAAGGGGAGTCTCTCTATAAACTGAACATTGATGTCATTGAGACTAAATGTCACATCATCAGCAGTAAACCATGGAAACAATGCGAAATTCGAAGCGTTGGTTCTGTTCCT GTATACGGGGAGTGTCAAGTGTCTGTTTATGTTGACACACAAGTCAGACTTCAAAGTTACTCCTGTGCACTTCGTGAAG TTCCAGCCACTGAAGTGTTGGACATGTGTCCAGACTGCCCCATAGCTGAGAATGTGAATGAGCCGGTCATCAAGGACATTGCACATCTCTCCCTGCTGAGGTTCAATGAAGAGCGCCACTTTGCCCACTACTTTACACTGGAGAATATTACAAGGGCCAGTATACAG TGGGTTGTGGGGCCATCCTACTTTGTTGAGTTCACCATTGTACAGACGGTTTGCCtcaaaaaaacagaagacattGAACTGGGCAACTGCCCACCAATGGACCGTCAGTTTGCC CACCGAGGCTTCTGTTTGAGCTCACACTTGGAGGATGTAGATGATGGTGGTTTCAGATTCAGTGGTGGGAAGGAATTCCAGAACAGGAAGATTGTAGATGTGAAGTGTGAGATCTTTGAACCTCAG TCAGCTGTTGGGCATCAGCACCATAACCAAACAAACTTAAACCCCCATGAGCTAATGAACTCAACCATACCCGGCTCAAGTCAAGGTATCTCCACAGCCAAAGGCCTCCTGGGGTTTGTGATAGACCAGCCTGCATCTCCTAGATCAGCCCCAGTGGCTAATTTCTGCCCTGGCTCCCGTAGACATGATCTGGGTATAAGTAAACTCAAGctctaa
- the fetub gene encoding fetuin B — translation MKNSLLFSLLLALGCVHIHSAPVDQDAMQAEPCDDALVMGAAREALTKINRDRQEGYILGLHRLSNAHSAKHGETGFVFYLTLDVVETNCSVLSKKDWKDCEARPMQDTPVYGQCKAAIYMNRVHRVVRLYKYNCVIRPVPAARVSTVCPDCSSHINFDHAEIQKTVTQSLEKFNKESGLTNRFSLLKIARATAGMAMGMYYHVEYTIQETTCNKTTDAGTNDKCPIMECEFAHKGFCKASHYHTPTGDSEISVECEIYEPEAADREKKLHLLGGETDHSHNDTHSHSHNHDQAHAADGAHTHDHIHDHTKTHAHHDKNAKHADDSDHHHTHDHLDGSAHQHAHDHSHDHGHGHDHVHAHHAKAHDHSNDSPNHHHDYKHEPGVHTHEHDHELSLDHDHKHAHLHEHEHHHHHHEHDHETTVHDHPEGTVRVLPAMDQPMTLPSFPDTPAGEVGVVLPLIPDPQIPGEMQPSIQAFPTSVSSKCAPAKKGATLVEELFEEDPLFKPVA, via the exons ATGAAGAACTCTTTGCTGTTTTCactgctgctggcactgggatGTGTGCACATCCACAGTGCGCCAGTGGACCAGGATGCCATGCAGGCAGAGCCATGTGATGATGCTTTGGTGATGGGTGCTGCCAGGGAAGCTCTCACGAAGATCAACCGAGACCGACAGGAGGGCTACATCCTAGGCCTTCACCGCCTGTCCAATGCACACTCTGCTAAGCAT GGAGAAACTGGTTTTGTGTTCTACCTAACCTTGGATGTCGTGGAGACCAACTGCAGTGTCCTCAGCAAGAAGGACTGGAAGGACTGCGAGGCTCGACCCATGCAGGACACCCCT GTATATGGACAGTGCAAAGCAGCCATCTACATGAACAGGGTGCACAGGGTGGTGCGCCTCTACAAGTACAACTGCGTCATTAGACCAG TTCCTGCTGCAAGAGTGTCTACAGTGTGCCCAGACTGCTCGTCACATATCAATTTTGATCATGCTGAGATTCAGAAGACTGTGACTCAATCTTTGGAGAAGTTCAACAAGGAGAGTGGACTGACCAATCGCTTTTCTCTGTTGAAAATTGCCAGAGCGACTGCAGGG ATGGCCATGGGAATGTATTATCATGTGGAGTACACCATCCAGGAGACAACTTGCAACAAAACCACAGACGCAGGCACAAACGACAAATGTCCAATCATGGAATGCGAGTTCGCT CACAAAGGTTTCTGTAAGGCCTCCCACTACCACACTCCCACTGGTGACAGTGAGATCAGTGTAGAGTGTGAGATCTATGAGCCTGAG GCTGCTGACCGAGAGAAGAAATTGCACCTTTTGGGCGGAGAAACTGATCACAGTCAcaatgacacacactcacatagccaCAATCACGATCAAGCACATGCTGCAGATGGGGCCCACACTCACGACCACATCCATGACCACACCAAGACTCATGCTCACCATGATAAAAATGCAAAGCATGCTGACGACAGTGACCATCATCACACACACGACCATCTTGATGGCAGTGCTCATCAGCACGCTCACGACCACTCCCACGACCATGGACATGGACACGACCATGTGCACGCTCACCATGCCAAAGCACACGACCACAGCAATGACTCACCCAACCATCACCATGACTACAAGCATGAACCAGGCGTGCACACCCATGAACATGACCATGAGCTTTCTCTGGACCATGACCACAAACACGCTCACTTGCACGAGCATGAgcaccaccatcatcaccatGAGCATGACCACGAGACGACAGTCCATGATCATCCCGAGGGAACTGTGAGGGTCTTGCCTGCCATGGACCAACCGATGACCCTGCCTTCCTTCCCTGATACACCTGCAGGTGAGGTAGGAGTTGTCCTGCCTCTTATCCCAGATCCTCAGATACCTGGTGAGATGCAACCAAGTATTCAGGCATTCCCCACTTCAGTTTCATCGAAGTGCGCACCAGCAAAAAAAGGAGCAACCCTAGTGGAGGAACTCTTTGAAGAAGACCCCTTGTTTAAGCCAGTTGCCTAA